One Glycine max cultivar Williams 82 chromosome 1, Glycine_max_v4.0, whole genome shotgun sequence genomic window, GTAAAAATCATGTTAGAGTTATTTTTACACATATAAACACATGTCCATTagacaaatcaatttaaaagtgtttttaatattatcttaagCTTTTAAGCTGCCTAATAAAGTGCCTATTCTCGTTGGAATTgttcttaatatatttaattacacaAGATGTTACTAACAACTAATTGGTGAAAGTGATGTATCAATAACataattatcaaaaaaattacacaagatgcttccccatatatatatatatactcgcACGTGCAACGCGAACTCTTTAACCCTGATTTCGTTATCCTTTTTGATAGCATAAATTTACAGCTTCTAACCCTGGAAATGGAACATTCCTTGATCTATGTAACACGTAAAATGTGTTCGATCCTTTGCTCAAAGGGATTAAAAGAtggataaagaaaagaaaaccgaaatGTGCCACTCATAGCtcactttaaagtttaaactacGAAAGTTTAGTGGGTATTAAAGTACCATATTCTAGATTCACCACCGTTCGTTCTTCTTCCGTTTTAATACAGAAGATGGACCCAAGTACTCGATGGTGGCACCAAGGTAGTCATTGATTAGTAGCCTAAAGCTAGAGATATTATTAGAAAACCAAGAATGAGCGGAAGCTAATTTCTTTTAGcggaaactaataataattaatggtgTAGTTAGCCGCTTGAATGGCACACGTGGTATAATTTGAGAGAAGTGTTACCAATGCCTTTTGTAACACATTTATAAACGACAGGTTCCAAAAATTTGTTTGGCTAAtggtttcaaaatttaattaaactaaatgTGCAGATTTATTTGCGTTGTTAAATTTGGGCCAGATTCCATTCGGTGATTTAGGCAGTTGCTTCCTGCACTCCATAATTGCTTCCGGCACTTAAACTGAagtgtaaaattacattttcacAAAAGGTTAAAATGGTAGAGGAAGCAACTGCTCGGTGATTTTCCATTGCTGAGCTTAAAATGACCTTTCATGGCCCAAGTTCTAAAGTTTTTCTGAACTTATCAATCTATGTTCTTGTGTACCCAACAATTTTTGTAAATTCCCAAACTAATCCGgctaacttcttcttcttccttttcccttttcatgCACCATTCATTATTTTCTTTGCATTCATTGTCGTGAGAGTTGATCCTTCATTGTTGTGTCTATTTTGGTCGAAGCGCATTGGTTACGGCGATTAGTTGGCAAGTGGTGGTGATTAGTGTGGCAGTTAGGTACGTTGATTTTTTCTTTGAGAATTTTGATATAGTTTTACAGGGACTTGCAATCCATATAAAACTTACGATTGATAATCCTTGTGTTTCTTACGGATTAACAATCCATATGATTTTTAGGGATTGCCAATTCGTATGAAATTTATAGATTGTCCATCCCTATGAATCATAAGAACTGCTAATTTGTAAGATTGTTAATTCATAtaacctattttaaaaaaaaaatcattttattgtttttttaatataattagttatattttttataatatgtttaACTACGTGTAGCttcataatttgtatattttagtttttataatttgaaagtggtatttattttaaaataatttacatttttattttattttaatcatttttattttaaaagtgattttttagtcattataatttaaaagaggTATTTTTAatcctatattttatattttgattctcttttagtcctattaattaaaatatgattaattttatgaattacagttaactacaaaaataataataagtaattcataaaaaaagagttaagtTTCATAAACTAACTAACAAGTTGACCAATAAATCTTCTAAAATCCTATTGTATTATACAATGTAGTATATTTTAACAAAGGTAATAacaacatttaaattaaaattaaatcattaatgtaacaaacaaaaatatgatcaaaattaaactacaattaatttaaaatattttataaattaatatttaataattcacaaatagaaatttaattagttttaaataactattttaatatttttatatattcataaaccaatatagaaattcttttttttataatttttatacttcaCATGATCAATTCtagtaaactaaaataaatcatcaaaatctaagtatgtttttgtttctttatttctaataaatgactacttcattattttatagataaatattttaatacttttaaatattcataaataaatgaaaaaaaatcattatttttatacttccaaaaaatatttgtgtaaatattGAATACTATTAGTGTAATAATATTGATGCGAGTATATCaatgaaaaaacatttttcatatataatattatagttTCTTGTTTAACTAAATTCTACaatatattgttataaaaaaattggaatttttGTTATCTcacaattttataaacaaatattttaaatataaaattaaattaaattttttattttcaaaataattaaataacaataaaatttatacattaattttaaaattagaaaataaattatttattaaattaattaattactttaaaacaacttaaataaacaaatataaataattaaataaataaattttaaaataaattatcaaataaaaacaaattttaaatttatatttaaataaattaattaattcaaataacaatttattattaaaaaaaattaaaataaaaaacaattatacagATTGTGAATCCGTATAATTTATACAGATGGTCAATCCATATGCATTATACGGATTCCCAATCAATTACAATGCTACGTATTTCCATTTTCAATCAACACAGAAAATATACTCAGAGTGATGACAACGGCAACAACACACAAACAGAGGGATGAACGACGAGGACTTGACGGCGCAACAAGAATGGATGAAAAACGAAAAAGGAAGCAGCAGCACAGCCAGGCACGGATGGGTTGGATgtagggagagggagagggagagggagactgtttctaaaattttaagtaaAGAGTAATTTCAGCATTTCACTTAAAATCTTGGGTACATAAGAATTTTTCTAGGTGGAGGAAGAAAGTCCCAACGTTCTTTTCTCTAAATAGGCCTATTCTTTTTCTGATGAGCCCATGACAAGTAAACTGAAATTAGTTAGGCCTCTTGAAATCCAACTACTGGATTGGGCTTTTATGGCTGGGCCTACTGCCGTGTGCTGCTTTTATCCATGaaccaaaatatataaattaaactctcAAGATGTCAAGACCGAAGGCTAAATCGGATTATTGGAACTATTATCCACCATAATAACCAATTGACCATGATCATGGCACTCCTTGACTGGGAATCCTTGGGAGGGTGAAACAACAACCAATGCAATATAACTTGGTTGTAATTAGACAATATATAAGGGAGAATGAGCAAACATTGATGATTAGATTGCTATCTATTTTGAGTTATATAAAATCATAGATCTAAGGTGTTAAGTCTTAAATTGGGTATTCAAACTTCTAAAAATCAGTtagaagaaactaaaaaatacatttaaacagatattaatgataaactactttttctttttaaaaaaactacttaTTTAAGAGAATAATAAACTACTTCAAGTGTTTTAAGTCTAAAATTTTGACATTTGATATCCATTGATGATGTTAATTAAAAGTGATATTAGTCTAAAATAAGAGAGAATCAATAAAAGAGAATATTCGTTAATATTTACTTCTATTTAGTAATGATCATTTACttttcatcaaaataaaagtaatgatcattacttatattttaaaaaggatATTGTTTGTCAGAATAAAATAATACCATGagttatcaattaatttttaatttatactaatttttataaacTTAATCTAACTCTTGAGTATTTttaatctctctctctatatatataaactggaaggttaatttgaaaataatttggatatttttttaagagagtGGAAAGGAATGAATAGATGCTACAGAAACAAAATTTTCTATCGGTAATCAGCAAAAAACACAAGTcttcaaatttaataattacGCAATTGAACGTTATATTTATAATGTGGCTTTCAAAATCATGGCAGGTTTGCCACACATACATTTGTGTTTCCATTATGTTTTACTGATTCATTGCACATTGATAAAACTTAGCAAGATTTTTTCCGTTGAGGGTTAAGATTTATTTTAGATTGAGATTACTACTACTTCATGTTGTAtagggattttttgtttttttggtttgtgtgaCTGTGAGTGTGTTGATTTTTATTAGGGCTGTTAGGGGGAACAAGTTGAGTGATGAAATAATTCATCTATTATCTCTTAAATTTTcttctatattatttttctttctgcaTGTGTGTGGCCTTAGATTGAgttctttccctatttttatcctttttaatttcattacatTTCTCACtttatttgtttgaatttaTCTCTTAGTTTTATGTATCCCTTTGATGATACATGCACGCTAACATTGCACGAGATCGAAATCTCTATTTGATGtcttatttgaatttttcctgattttacctttttcattcgtttatctcattttctttataacttttcatatttctctctctcattttctgCCCTTTTTAATTTTCAGTGTCTTTTTTCCCCTCAATATGCAttcacttatttattaaataatgttataatttaaaaaatgaaattcccataatatgaatatatttCTAGCAGATTCgcttataatattttacaaaaatattgaaatataggTAAAAGAGAAACattgaatgaaatgaaataaaatacatttgatTCAAATAATGACAATTAgtatttactttaattttatttcatgaccattttcataaaattcaatattaaaaaaactttcgTTTTTTAgagtcactttatttttttttctctagtaACAGgttaatgatttataattattttgtttcttctataTATACGCTCCACGTACGTAGTTACATAGTATTATGTTGCATGCTCTTCTTGACTCAGCCAAATGTAAAGCGCGTTTGGCTGAAAAAAGTTAAGGGCTTGAAGTCTCTGCTTTTGAACGAAGACACATATTGGGAAAAAGATTGTGGTCAAGCTTTGATTAAAATAGTCAATTCGAAGATCAAAAAGTGAAAGACCAATTCCACAATCTTTCGCCGGCTCTATTCTAAGCTCTGCCTCCTCTACTCCGTATTTTCGTTTTTACGTTGCTTGTGTTTGTTGCTTTGTTTCTGGCTCCGGTAACAGGGTTTCAAGCGTTCTTCATCACAATAGCAACAACGTTGACGCATTATTATTGgaatgaaaaaacaaattagaaaATTAGGCCCCGAAAGCAACCCCAACCCGAGTGTGCGCAAGAGAGAAAAAGTAGGACCCTCTATATTACGCAATgacaatgagaaaaataattcaTGGAGGGATAGTGGCACTTCCATCATCTAGATAAACCTAATGGCGTATTGAAAGCGAATACATACATCACTTGGACCTTAACCCTCCTTATAGTAACTCAAGTCATGAGCAAGAAGTAGAATACTAAACCATCTCTAATTTTGGTCTTCAGTCTGCATGTACCTAACACAATGTTGAAAAAAGGCAACAAAACCTGGCAGGTTTAGAGCTTGCTTACGTTACGTGATATAATCTAAGTATTTGTTAAAGTATAAATATGTAACAAAATCCATTTGACTCCATAGTTACGCTATGTTGCATTGACCCTGTTTATATCATGTTTTACTGTTTGACCTAACAGCGTAATCCTTCATTGTTCTGTTTTTACTCTATACAAGGTATAATCATTCattatgttttcaattattattacttGTATTAATTTGAATTCTTTAAGAATTTAAAAGATCTCCCTCGTGAAATACGAGTATTTTGTGGGTGAAAACGAGAGATAGAAGTCATAGAAAGAATAGTAAATGATGAGGACAGGGGATGGAATAGAAACCACCTCTTTCGGAGGACTAGACCTAAACTACTTATGTTCGACCATATGCGTTTTGTTGAACACAGAAATCTGCTCTTTAGACCAAACTCGCAGCACTTTCTTGTTAGCTTCATCAAAATTCTAGCTTGACTATGAAGCGGGCAAACCCAAAAGACAATTTCAATAAGCTAAGTTGTGATTCATGCCATGCTTGTGAACGGATAATTGAGGAATTAAGCCGAGGAGGCATTATTTGTCACGCATTGCGTAGTTATTTCTCAAATATCAAGTCTTTGTCGTATTACACAAGCTAAAACCACTCCCCTCCACCAAATTCGGTCAACCAACATAAGTCTAGTTCTTCAAGCCAACTAAACTCGAACAAACCGTATCCGATTCATAGTTTACTCCCTATTCCCGTTTTCTCTGCAATTTCGATCAgtcacacaacaacaaaaatataaaatataatttaaatagaaaCAGAAACAGCAGTTTACCCACCATCATCACACTTGAAAAGAGTCCCATCAAAAAAAGGCAGAATCTTCTTATCTTTATCAGCCTAGCTAATTAACTTGGATCACACCAAAGACAAACTCCATacgcatacatatatatgattCTAAACTCACAGTTATGATAATACCGCTTATCACATATTCTGTTTCATGACGTctctttttaataattgagCTCTTCGTTCATTCCCTGGCAACATAACTACCATATTAACGAACGAATAGTTATGTTTCCGTTTTTCAGTTACTTTAACTTGTTCTTCTTCTGCATGACCCTCTTCCTTTGCCGCCCTTGCTTTCCCGCCAGGATCGTACCCGAGTCCGTAACCGTGGTAACCACCGAAACCGAAAAAACCGTAACGCATAACGCCATGTGGCACGACTTCTCCAAGTTCCTACACGCCGGGCGAGGCAGCCACGTCAGCGGCATGTCGGAACTGAAAAAGTACTTCCACCGCTTCGGCTACCTCTCCCTCCCCGAAACGACGCCGAATTTCACAGACACCTTCGATTCTCAATTCGAGTCCGCGCTCGTCCGTTaccagaagcgcctcggcttgccGGTCACCGGAAAACTCGACTCCGGCACGATTTCCGCGATCGTGGCGCCGAGGTGCGGCGTCTCCGACGCCGCACCTCACGGATTTCGCGCCACGCGTCGCTACGCTTACTTCAACGGGAAGCCGCGATGGACGCGCGGAACTCCGATGACTCTCACGTATGCTTTTTCTCCGTACAACATGATCGACCGCGTGAGCGTGCCGGAAATCCGAGCGGTGTTCGAGCGTGCGTTCGCGCGGTGGGCGTCGGTGATTCCGGTGAGTTTCCAGGAGACGCCGGAGTACGATAGGGCTGACATCACGATCGGGTTTTACCTCGGGGATCACGGCGACGGAGAGCCGTTCGATGGAGTTTTAGGCGTTTTGGGGCACGCGTTCTCCCCTCAGAACGGGAGATTCCATTTGGATGCGGCGGAAACGTGGTCCGTTGATTTCGAGCGCGAAGCGTCGAGGGTGGCCGTTGATTTGGAATCGGTTGCCACGCACGAGATAGGTCACGTGCTTGGGTTGGGTCACTCTTCGGTGAAGGAAGCGGTCATGTACCCGAGCCTCAGCCCCAGGAGAAAGAAGGTTGACTTGAAGATTGATGACGTGGCAGGAGTCCAAGCTCTTTATGGCTCCAACCCAAACTTTACTTTTAGTTCTTTGTTGCAGTCTCAGAATTCATTAAACGCTGCTGTTGGGTTGGAAACCGGTTTCTATAAATGGACCCTCTCTTTGCCTCTTCTTGCCTTGTTCGCATTATTTTTATctgcttgattttttttttaatacatgtaTTTTCATTCTTTGATCATATATTgttatatgaaaaagaaaaagaaaagatagaaaTTAAAGTTCAATCACATGGGCGAAGCCCTCGTGATTCATCGTATATGGtttcttagattttttttttgggcacAATAGACGATAGATATTTGTTTAATCTgccgaatatatttttttcccataGAAATGAGGTACATCATACTACTTTTAAGTAGGGAAAGGTGAATGAGCTTTTGATTGGATTTGAGGCCAACATTGAAGGACAAGACCCATGGAAAAGGGAAGATTGAAAAGGTTGGGAGAATAAAAAAGAACCCAATGGGAAATCCATGAAAAATTACGAAGTTGTTCTAAGAGGATATAATAACATTCCGTAAGTGATTGGCTAACCCCCGACTAGTGGGATGAACTAAGGAATCTCTTTGTATTggagatatatatatacacataactATCACATGGACGTAATACGTATCAATGTTAACTAACATACCCGTCCAAGGCTCGTTTCTCCCTACTTGTGGCCGAATGAAATTGATCCGTTCGCTATCCAATGCAGTGGTCAAACTTGACAAATTGGGATTATTACACATCAATTGGTCTTGAGGATCCAGTAGTTAGAGACGAAAGGTAATACCTGAAATGACACTCTAAAGTCTACACTCAAGTTGATGTAAAGATGGaataaattttctataaaaaataaatatacctaaatatctttttatgccTAATCGGATAAGTTCAAAAGTATTTTCGAAAATCTTGTGAATAACAATTATAGCCAaaatgaataacaaataaactaaAGTATGACGAAAATtagtaataatatatagattttgAAATTGGCAGATATATCCTCTTTTGATTGTTATTTTTGTGGATTCATAGAGACGAGACAGAGCTATCAATTTCTATCCAACTAGAACCCGCTTCTTTCCTAACTTCTTTCCTACTCATGAGTCCCCTAATTACATTTACATCTTCCCATCTTCCACAAGATGCATACATGTTAGACATCATCACATAAACATAATCTTCATCCCTATCCATTTCAATCACCTTGGCAGCTGCAATCTCTGCTACTTGTAAATCTGCCTGTGTTCCACAAGCACCAAGCAAAGCCCTCCAAACCACCCCACATGACTCAAAACCAAGTTCAAGTATCAACCTTTCTGCTCTCCACAGCTCTCCTTTCTGCCCCATGAGCCGTATCATTGAACAACAATGCTCAATGGATGGTGCAATcttatattcatcaatcatagATTCAAAGTAACGAATAGCAACCTCAAATGGTATTTCACTATGGGAACATACTGATATAAGGTTAAGGTTAAGAAACGTGATACAATCGGGCTTTACATCTCTTTCCATTTTCAGTAACTTGAAGAGGTGGATAACACCTGCAGAATCACCATTGCGAGCATAACCAGACATAATTGCATTCCAGCTCACCAAATTCTTGTTAGGCAGTGCATGGAGGAAGATTGATTCAGCATTCTTAACCTGCCCACATTTTGAGTACATGTCAATTAGGGCACTCCCAACAACTACAGAAGCATCTAAACCGCACTTTATTGTGCAGCAATGAATCAACATCCCCCACGTTAAGGCAGACAAACAAGCAATTCCatttaaaatgattgaaaatgtgAACTCATCCATCTCTACTTTTCTCAAGTGCATTTTACGGAACATATCCAAAGCTTCCCTAGCTCGATTCGTATCCAGAAATCCCGTAATTACAGAATTCCAAGAAGACGAATTTGGACTTGGCAGGCTTGACAAAACCTGAACAGCAACTTCCACATTCCCAAACTGAGCAATTCCATTTATCAACCCATTATACGACACAGTATCAGTGTTGGGCATAAGGTGCAAAAACTTGTAAGCAAGTTCAATGTGTCCATTGTTTGCACTTGCTGCTATGACTGAATTCCAAGAAATAACATCCTTCTCAATGGTCTGAGAGAATACCTGAACAGCACGTTCAACAAACCCGCATTTCCCATACATGTCAATCAAGCAATTTGCAACCACAGTGCCATCATCCATGCCAAGTTTAACTATTTTGCAATGAATTGAGCTTCCAAGTTGAAGAGACTCAGTTGGGAACAGGCAGACAAAGCAGATGTGAACGAGACTGCGTCGGCACAAACGTAGGACTTGTCTAGGCGCGTGAAGAACGACAAAGCGTTTCGAAACTGGCTGGCGTGGACATACCCAGATATCAAAGTGTTCTAAGTAACGACGTTCGGTTcaggaatttcaacaaacagttTGTGTGCGTCACTAAAAGAGTGCATTCTTACGTAAAATTTGGTGAGGGAAGTTGAGACATGGATATGTGAAAAATAGCCAGAACGTATAACATAACTGTGGAGTTTATGTCCGAATGAGGCACAGTTCAGGTTACTGACTAGTCCAAGTAGGTTGACAAGAGCAAAGGAATTTGGTTTAATTCCACGAGAGGCTTCAAATAACGCAAACTCAGCTTTGGTTCCACCTTGGGCAGAAACATCCACCAAATTGAATTTACTGTCTCCGATATTATGAGTATGATTCAAGCTAGTACTATAAGCTAAGGGCGATGGAAATGCAAGGGGAATATGAGGTTTGCGGAATTTTCGTGCTTCGTTGTAGAGAAAGAGAAACCTTCGCATGGCTTTTCCGGTGCCAGTTACTTATAATTCATTTCCCTCTCTTGAATTCCCAAATCACAAAATGTGTCTATAAGAGTACAAGTATAACATTTTCTATTATATCAGAACATAACAAGATTAAAGAACATGCttggaaaagaaaacaaaacaaaataataaaaataagaataattgtATACAGTGTCGGTagaatgttaattatttttatttgatgtttaaaCAATGCAACTGAGGAGGTTAATTATTTTGGAATtgctattaaaaattattgtaatgtCCTACAGTTATTCGATGTTTAAATAATGTGAAACTGTAACTTTTTCCAGTTATCTATCATTATTGTAACAGTAGTATTGTTAGAGTTATAAATACCTGAAAAATCATGTTCAGATATTCTCTTAACACTACGTTATATATGGTAGAAAGTTTTGACCGACCATTCTAATATATTTTCGCTCGGTTTTTGGTTACCAAATAATAGTTAGCGTCTGtcattgatttattttcagGACTAAGCTCTCTTattagtttgtttatttttcagataaattacttatttgtttgtatagtttcatgattcctattttttagtatttatagtttaaaaataatttttttaatccttataatttatattttaattttttataatttctataatttaaaagtgattttttttagttcttataatttatattttaattttttttagtccctatagtttgaatatctttttaatctctataatttatattttaattaccttttagtccttattacaaaaatatatataaaaataattagttacaaattaattgtaaattatcaactatttttcttattacaaattatcttacgataaattaattatgaattacttattaattttttttaattaattgtaattgataatattattcattaaaaagaattaaaaggaaattaaaatataaaatatggaactaaaaaataactaggaactaaaacagaattaaaatacaaattataaaaactaaaaaaattatttttaaattatagaaactaaaagagaaataaaatataaattataattttaaattataaaaactaaaagagaattaaaatataaataataaaaattaaaaaaatatcttaaagtaTAAGAACTAatgtataaatgataaaataacatCGAATGAATAAACCTTTTCAGATTTATAACTTCGATTCTGGATATGGCCACGTAGAATGGGTGAATTTGTTGCAGGGGCCCCACCAAGGCACAAGACATGAATGTCTGCACGCACGGAATACATTATTCAAGCTCACTTCCACACCGTTCATTGCATGCACATTTTCATAAAGCATTCGTACTATTACTAAATGAACTTTTACAAATACTTATCAAATTTTACTATTTCATCTGTTAAGTGGAAAGCAGGAGGGGTAATCCTATTCTATTATTAAGGAAAAATCTAGATTTAGAAAAAAGAATCATCAACGCTAACCAATCAATCACCACTATTTATATATTGGAAAACAGAAAACTGAACCATAATAAAAACAGGCCAGACCATAGAGAGACAGGGTTGGTATGGACAAAAAAATCGTGAAGATTGGCTTGGTTTCAACATGGAATGAATCAAAGGTTTTCCATAAGAGGCAAATTCAGAAGAAACATAGCAGCTTACACACGCATTACCATTTCCTGAAAGTGAAACAAACAAATGCAATCTAGTTTCGAAACACAATTGGAGGGGATTTAAGACAATGGGTATGCTGTTAAGAAAACGGAAAAGAGAATGAAGAGAGGATAGGAAGCAATATATAAGTATCCTCTCTTGTTAACAGAAAATAAAGAGGCATTctgatcaattatttttttggaagaaaaagtgAAGATGAGTAGGGGAGCTATGGAAGATGTAGCAATAATCGGAGGGTTGATAGGAGTCCAATTTATCTACGCAGGGAATGCTGTGTTGATGAGTTATTCTATGTCATTGGGATTCAGCTCTCTTACCATTATCATTTTAACTTCTTTGGCAACATTCCTTATTCTATTCCCCATTGCCTTTTTTGTTGAAAGGTCCTTTGTCTCTACTTCTCCTAAATGAAATGTAGAAatgcctttgttttttttttttttttactttctataTTAAGTTGGGATGAGACTTATTTGAAGATTAATTTCATTATGTTTTGTATCTGTCGCAGGAGTAGGTGGCCCAAGCATTGCAGTTTCAGGTTTATTGCACagctattttttctttcttttggagGGTAAGgaaatctaatttaatttcttttcaaacaTCCATATTTTAGGCATATGTTCTATCTCAAGCATCAAATTCTTTTCTCAATTCGCTTCGTCTCTTATTCGGAAGTGGAAACTGTTTTGAATTGCTAGAATATTCATACCATTACATCATTAAATGACATTTCGGTAATGCTTCAAAGTTTATCTTTTGTTGTATTGCTTGTCCTCTCGTTAGTGATTCGGCAGTCcatgataatgataatgttGATTTAGTTCAATTGCATGGAGTGTTTGAACCAAATGAAATCATACGGTTGAGATTGAAATAATGTATCCTTAATCGTTATTTATGGAGAAAAAAGACAACTAGTAAAATCACATAACAATCCCATAACTTTAAggtttatccaattttttttataatattaataatcctCTGCGTTAGTGGACTTTTTTTCACCCTGCAATCTTTTTTGCCACTAACACCTCCAATTATCCATAGACGGGTTCTAGCGTGCAAGAGTGACGCAGGTCTTGTATGGTGACAGAAAAAGGAGAACCATccgatatatt contains:
- the LOC100794001 gene encoding metalloendoproteinase 4-MMP, translated to MFPFFSYFNLFFFCMTLFLCRPCFPARIVPESVTVVTTETEKTVTHNAMWHDFSKFLHAGRGSHVSGMSELKKYFHRFGYLSLPETTPNFTDTFDSQFESALVRYQKRLGLPVTGKLDSGTISAIVAPRCGVSDAAPHGFRATRRYAYFNGKPRWTRGTPMTLTYAFSPYNMIDRVSVPEIRAVFERAFARWASVIPVSFQETPEYDRADITIGFYLGDHGDGEPFDGVLGVLGHAFSPQNGRFHLDAAETWSVDFEREASRVAVDLESVATHEIGHVLGLGHSSVKEAVMYPSLSPRRKKVDLKIDDVAGVQALYGSNPNFTFSSLLQSQNSLNAAVGLETGFYKWTLSLPLLALFALFLSA